The Geovibrio ferrireducens genome window below encodes:
- the fmt gene encoding methionyl-tRNA formyltransferase gives MKIIFMGTPETAVPTLKAIVEKGHEVPLVVTQPDKPKGRSSALVPTPVKEYALSAGLKVVQPEKLKNNEEFMSLLESLEADFLVVVAYGKILSERVLKSPKKAPINVHFSLLPKYRGAAPVNWAIVNGEADTGVTAMLMDVGLDTGDMLMKAVTPIERKTTEDLLAELAVTGAELLIETLDKFDTITPEKQNDAEHTYAPMMKKEDGLIDWNKSAAEIERMIRGFQPWPVAYSMLDGQMFKFFAADTAENCGKPAGTIFDITKKSFSVACGKGALIVKELQAEGKKRMPAANFLSGFRLEEGKTFG, from the coding sequence ATGAAAATAATATTCATGGGAACGCCGGAAACAGCCGTGCCTACCCTTAAAGCTATAGTGGAAAAAGGGCACGAAGTGCCGCTGGTGGTCACCCAGCCCGACAAACCCAAAGGGAGAAGCTCCGCCCTTGTGCCCACCCCGGTGAAGGAATATGCGCTGAGCGCCGGCTTAAAAGTTGTTCAGCCTGAAAAGCTCAAAAACAACGAGGAGTTTATGAGCCTTCTGGAAAGCCTTGAGGCCGACTTCCTCGTGGTTGTGGCATACGGAAAAATACTCTCTGAGCGTGTGCTGAAATCCCCGAAGAAAGCGCCGATTAACGTCCACTTCTCCCTCCTGCCCAAGTACAGGGGCGCTGCTCCGGTGAACTGGGCTATTGTCAACGGAGAAGCCGACACGGGCGTTACTGCCATGCTTATGGATGTGGGGCTGGACACGGGGGATATGCTGATGAAGGCTGTCACACCCATAGAACGGAAAACCACCGAGGATCTCCTCGCGGAACTCGCTGTGACAGGGGCGGAACTGCTTATTGAAACCTTAGATAAATTTGACACCATCACTCCCGAAAAGCAGAACGACGCAGAGCATACATACGCGCCGATGATGAAGAAGGAGGACGGGCTGATAGACTGGAACAAAAGCGCAGCGGAAATAGAGAGAATGATACGGGGCTTTCAGCCATGGCCGGTGGCTTACTCCATGCTGGACGGGCAGATGTTCAAATTCTTCGCCGCGGATACTGCGGAAAACTGCGGCAAGCCCGCGGGAACCATATTTGACATTACCAAGAAGAGCTTCTCAGTTGCCTGCGGCAAGGGCGCACTCATTGTGAAGGAGCTTCAGGCGGAGGGCAAAAAGCGGATGCCTGCGGCAAATTTCCTCAGCGGGTTCAGGCTGGAAGAAGGGAAGACGTTTGGCTGA